The Humulus lupulus chromosome 7, drHumLupu1.1, whole genome shotgun sequence region CCTTAATAATTTTtccccagcaacggcgccaaaaacttgttgcgaatttttactactacgcaagtatacgcaatcgaataaacaagtaatagtagtggaaatatattatcgttccttcagggaattgatctaataattaccaatagcaaacttttatttctatttgactaatgaaattttaatgacaattaacaatgaacaataaactaagaaagcacaatttaattaacgaaatttaatataagcgagaaatttaatataagcgaaagattaaagtattctaatttcatcaaccttcaattctattcaatcaataatacaactaatttgtttctttgatctatggttatagcaagtttactattgacaattctattctttctcaagatataaaatattcagtttacctgtgaattttctacatgtctgtgataaattctacacataaaccgcattaagaacaaaaacctaattgctacacaaaccaatttgatactttcgttctaaattgaaatctatgtctattgtctaGAGCTATTctaattctcacttttcagatattgaattaaaaccaataatcaagcaacagatggccaatcaattacaagcattaaacatatgaacaatagataaccataaattcaaaaattcatagaaattgcattaaagacgaatagaatatccagtgactacattaaaatactctaaataaaaatttagttcataatattaaacttcatcacacaatctaaaattcaaaagcataaataaacacaaacaaaataaacgtggattcttctctgtttctttccCTCTGCCGTCAGTATGCTTCCCCTTTTCTGTCCCTCTcgatcttctttttattctttttacaaaaatccaaaaacctacgaatttccataataatttccaaaaatgctcttgtgccgatatatcgcctaagacactgcgatatatcgcctgttgaATGTGCTCGATAAAAACGCAAGTTTCTGATGTCGTTTCTGCAAAGCCAAAATTTGAAATTCCTccttatgccgatatatcgcccaaggcaggcgatatatcgcctgtatcGAATTTCCCAAATGGTCACTAATTTTGACTACTCAAACAAATATTTATCAACATTCTCAAACAAATCAGAATTATTACGAcacactgcacaagttcaccaaacagattaaatagaaactttctcttgagaaaaacaaccaaatcactctgaaaatgttataaataagagtatattttgtacgcttatcaaTGATATCTTGATTATTGGCAGCTCTATACTTAACCCTTAATTGTGAAGCTAAATCAATTATTTTCCTTGAAAGATATTGGAGCCTTAAGCTACTTTCTTGGTATTGAAGTGAAACAAACAAACCAAGGTATTCTTCTCTCTCAAACAAAGTACCTTACTGACCTTCTTACTCATGCAAAGATGCAGTTTGCAAAGCCTAATTTGACACCAATGAATGGAGGTCTACACCTTTCTGCTTATGGCAGCGATTCGGTTGAAGCTCCTCACTTTTATAGGTTTATTGTGGGTAGTTTGCAGTACTTGACCATCACTCGCCCTGATATTTCATATAGTGTTAACAAAGTCTGCCAATTCATGCATGCTCCTCTTCAATCACATTGGTGTGTTGTTAAACGAATACTTCATTACTTATCAGGCTCTATTGACTATGGTCTTCATCTTCAGCTGTCCAATTCACTTGATCTTGTAGCATTCTGTGAAGCTGATTGGGATGTTGACTCAGATGATTGTCGGTCTACAAGCGGGTTTTGCATATTTTTTCGTCTGAATTTTGTTGCTTGGCAAGCGAAGAAGTTGCAGACTGTCTCTCTGTCATCAATTGAAGCTGAGTATCATAGCTTAGCCATTGTTACTGCTGAACTTACTTGGCTCACATCTTTCCTTGCTGAACTTTATCACACTCTTTCCTCTGTTCCAGTTGTTTGGTGTGACAACCTCAACACTGTGATGTTAGTTGCCAACCTCGTTCTTCATGCCCACATGAAACACATTGAACTTGATTTGTATTTTGTTCGAGAAAAGGTCCAAAATCATACTATTCAAGTTCAACATGTTCCTGCTTATGATCAGTTGGCCGACTGTTTCACCAAGGCTATATcaaactcaagatttcctcaactGAGACACAACCTCAAAGTTGAGTCTTTCAactctgagttttttttttttggggggggggggggtggtggGGTTAGGGCTGTTAAGGCAGTTAGTGTAACTGGTCCACCTTAGCTGTAATAGTTTGTTAGCTTAACCTCTCTAGAGTTTGTTACAAGTTGTTAGGCAGTTTGTTATTTGTTCTTCTTCAGCTATAAATAGCTACTTTGTACAGTTTTTCTATTTATCAATACAAAGAATTCTTTAGCTCAATTACTCATAACTAGCTTCCATAACAGACCGCTAATACAAATAGTTAGATAATTTCCTTATATAATATTTGCATAATGCTAAGTTCCATGTAATTTATGTATGTGAGTTAATTAAACTATAATAAGTTTACTATTGTATATATAGAAGTTGATTTGCAGGCCTTCTTTGATTCAACTGAACATGGAAATTTAAAGGTTGTGCAAAATTTTATCAAGTTAAAACCTGAAATAGTGAgaagaaaaaaatcatatttgGGAGAGACAGCTCTTCATCTGGCAGCCAAAATTGGACATGTGGATATTGTAGAAGAGTTGGTATCAAACATGAGAGAAGAAGATTTAGAAATACAAGATCAGGATGGATGGACGGCTCTTGCATCAGCTACAATGAATGGAATCACCAAGATTGCTGAGTGCATGATtcaaaagaacaagaagatagtTATTATGAAGACTCTCATTCAAAACTGTTGGTTTCTTCCTATTGAACTTGCGCTCGATTATAATCACAAACACTTGTCTTGTTATTTGTTTTCTGTCACTCCATTCGATCTGTTATTGCCGGAGAAAGGTCGACATGGGGCTATGGTTGTCACTCGAAGTATAAGTGTGCATTGTTATGGTAAGCAATGTTATGTTGTGGAATATAAGATGGATTGTTTGTCATAATAGCTTCGTTTTGATAACTTTTTCTAAAATGGCATTTTAAACACGTGAGGTTTCTCGACACCTTGTTTGAATTCTTGACGTCCTATGTGGAAGAacattttacaaaataattatcaaaagaatattattttaaaaagtaaTATTGTAAATGTTGTCTCTTTCTCTTCAAAATCTTGTGaattcttattctttttcttgTGTTAAATTTGTTTATGCTATTTTTTACTCAACAGATATTGCCTTGCACGTATTGGAACGTTGTCCACAAGTGGCTATTACTTCGAATAATTGGGGCCAATTTCCCATTCTTGTAGTGACTGAAAATATTGACCCTTCTTCGTTTCGCAGTGGATGTGAGCTCAGATTTTGGCAACAATGGATTTATGACTGTTAGTTACATCAACTctaaccatttttttttctttcaattataAATAAGACCTTATATATACACGTGTTGCATGCAATTTGTTTTTCTTCCATATATATTATAAGCAAAATATATTTTGGCCAGGCCAGGCCTTTGGCACAGGCAGAGCAGGCCTATGCCTAGGGCCCCACATAATgaggcccaattttttttttgaaaaatatcattttatatatatattttttttaaataacaaattTTGTGTAGAGCCCCTACCACTTAGGCTCAGCCGTGATTTTGGCTATAGTTTTCAATATTGGTATGTACATACAAACataactatttcttcactaatttggatatttttttaaagaaagaaaaaaaaagattaagaGCATGAATTTGAAGAATCATACCATATTAAACTACTAACTTGTTATGTTTTTACTTTATAAACAGAGGTATCATTTTGATCGAAGACATcttatactcttttttttttctttaggtaTTCCAATACAGAAAAATGATAGTGCAAACAGTGACACCCGCATAGATGTCAAGAATGCAGAAGATAACCAAAGTAAAATAAGTGACACCAATCTCTCAGGTTGGTAGAAAAATATTTGATGAGGCCAAAAAATCATGCCAATTATTTATGATTAAAAACGTTAGAATGGTATTgatcacactacaagaaaaaaataatttaCCATGTCAAACTAGCGAGATTGAATTTTCTGAAAATCTTTGTAAAAAGTGAAGACAATATTAGTTGGTTAGTTAGTCAGCTAGTTAAACACTGTTTACTTAGTTTGTTAAGTATGTTAAGGGTGTTTAGTTGTACTCTTCTGTTATAACTAACTCATTTGTTGTAAttcatttttctataaataagAGTATTCAGACTAAGCTGATTCTAAGGCTTAAGTCATTTTCTCAAACACTTACATGGTATCACAACCAAAGATCCTCGTTCTTTCTTTTTGATCACATTTCACCTTTTCACTCTTACTTTCTCGGTTCTTGATTTCTTCATCAATGTTGACCTCTAGCTCTGATTATGGTTTCGATGTTCACCCTTCCATACTTGTTGCTGCTTCAACTTTGGCTCCCTCCATTATTACCGATGCTTTTGTTGTCTTAGCTCAAGCCCTCAATCACACTCTGCCTGTCATACTTGACCAGATGAACTTTCTTCTCTGGAAAACTCAAATGTAAAACGTGATTTACGTTGATGGGACGTGCAAGACTCCAACTCAATACATCTCTGGCACTCAGACTCTGACTTCTGAATACATTCAATGGCGTCATGAGGATCGTCTAATTCTTTCTAAGGATTTTTTCTTCTCTAACCCCTAAAATTATGTCTCAGATCGTTGGGAacactacttctgctactgcctGGGGTGCTCTATAATGAGTTTTTGCAAGAGCTTCTAAAGCTCGAATTATGCAGCTTCGATTACAGCTTCAAACTTCCAAGAAGGGAAATTTTTCCATGATGGATTATGTTGTGCGTGTCAAGAGCTATGTGGATTACCTAGCAAAAATTTATGGACATGTTTCTGAACAAGAACACATTCTGTACATTCTTGGAGGTCTTAGTGCTAAGTACAATTTGTTTGTGGTCTCTGTTACTTCTAATTCCAATCGCACATCTCTTGAAGGCGTTGTCAGTCAATCGCACAACAAACCATGGATGAAGGTATGAACAATCAAAAAAATGTTGCCTTTCGTTATCCACATCGGTCCAATAATTGACCTCCACCCCAAAATTCTAGTCGAGACTCATGCCCTTCTAATCACTAAAACCGTGATTCTCGTGCTTCCAACGACACTCGTCTAACAAGTAGTGCTCGGACGTGGAAGATACAATGTCAGTTATGTGGGAGATCTGGCCATGTTGGTTTGCAATGTTACCGAAGGTTTGATCCTTCTTTGCAGTACATACCTTTTACTGGTCCTCAAGCAATGGTTGTTGCCTCACCTTCACCTTAAGAAGATGCTTGGATTCTTGACTCTGGTGCTTCTCATCACCTCACTCTTCATCACAACAATCTTGACAATGCATCTTCATACTTTGGTGAAGATTAGGTAATGGCCATAAACTCCCCATTTCTCCTGTTGGTTCAAGCTCCATTCCATGTTCCAAATGAGTTCTGCATTTAAGTAAAGTCCATCATGTTCCTTCTATTTCTTCCAATTTACTCAGTGTTTCTCGCCTATGTACTGATAATTCTGTTTCTGTTGAATTTTTCTCTGATGTTTTTCATGTTAAGGACCTTATTTCGAAGAATGTTCTTCATCAAGGTCGACTTCATAAGGGTCTCTACTGTTTTCAAGCTCCTTTCGCCATCCCTCACTTCAAAACATGTTTTCTTTCCCATTCGCCTTCATGTTCTGCAGGGTTTACTGATTGTAATAATAGTCAATCAATGTCTTTAGCTTATGTGTGGCATGCCTGATTGGGCCGTGCTCATTTTGATATTGTAAATTCAGTGTTAAAATAATGTAATATTCCTTATAAATGCAACAAAGTTTCAGTTTATACATCTTGCCAATTTGGTAAAAGTCCCAAATTACCTTTTCCACATTCTGATTTTAAAGCTACACAACCTCTTAAGCTGATCTATTCAGATATATAGGGTCCATCCCCTCACTTAGCCGCATATGTCTCTAGATATTTTATCATATTTGTTGATGATTACTCACATTTTTTTTGGTTGTACCCTTATCAAGCTAAGATTGAAGCTCTTACTGTGTTTCATCAGTTTAAAAGTTTGGTGGAAAATCAATTTTCCACTTGCATTAAACACTTCCAGTGTAATGATGGTGGGGAATACAGAAACTACACCAAATATCTTAGCTCTTGTATCTCTCTTATAAAGACATGTCCATATACATCGACTCAGAATGGTCATGTTGAAAGataacaaaaaaatatagttGAGTCTGGTTTGTCAATGTTAGCTCATGCTTGTCTTCCTTTACAGTTTTGGATATTTGCATTTAGAGTTGTTTTTTGCGTTATTAATAGACTACCAACTCCTATACTTGATTCTAAATCTCCCTATGAAGTTCTTTATAATAGAACTCCTGATTACTCTTTATTTCACACTTTGGGTTGTTTGTGCTTTCCTTATCTCAGGCCCAATTACAAGCACAAAATTTAATTTTGCTCATCTAAGTGCATGTTTGTTGGGTATAGCACAATACATAAATGGTACTTCTTGTCTTGTTTCTCATTGTATGTATATCACTAGACATGTTACTTTTATGAGTATAAATTTCCCTATTCTACTCCCAAACCCACGACACCACCCTCCACTCATTCCCTCATTCCAGCCATTATCTTCCATCAAATCCTCCACCAACTAATCACACTCCCATTCTACCTTTATCACCAATAGAGTCCACAAATATGGTTCCTTCTTCTGCATGTCATTTACAAGAATCAACGAATACTCTTAATGAAACTAATTTTGTTACTAACAACTTATCTGAATCTACAACTCCTATTGGTGAGGATACTATCCATACTATTTTGCAGGAACCTACTCTTCCTCGGAATATGCACAGAATGGTCACCAGTTCAAAAAATAGGATTACTAAGACTCGAGCTCTACTTGCTTCTATCAATCTTGACTTCTCTAAGCCTACCACTTACAAGCAAGCTCTTCAAAATGCATCTTGGAAAGTTGCAATGGAAAGTGAACTAGCTGCTCTTCACAAAAATAAGACTTGGTCACTTGTTCCTTCTCCCATTGGTGCGAGTGAATATCAAAGCATTGTAGGCGCCCTGCAATATGCCACCTTGACTAGACCAAAAATTTCATATAAAGTCAATAAAGCTTGTCAATTTTTGCAAGCTCCTATTGATTCTC contains the following coding sequences:
- the LOC133789205 gene encoding uncharacterized protein LOC133789205, with product MASNVSTNMNMTTPEVVLKPNNYLDWSITLKAYLEAQGVWDVVDESEPSNQPEENQDHQDNDHEIVVNNSNGHDWRKKNAMALYAIRISCSEESLSLIRDITSPKIAWDTLAESYNNRPTQYSEADDDKTHLQMSAFTQQAPLTPNIESSTITEVDLQAFFDSTEHGNLKVVQNFIKLKPEIVRRKKSYLGETALHLAAKIGHVDIVEELVSNMREEDLEIQDQDGWTALASATMNGITKIAECMIQKNKKIVIMKTLIQNCWFLPIELALDYNHKHLSCYLFSVTPFDLLLPEKGRHGAMVVTRSISVHCYDIALHVLERCPQVAITSNNWGQFPILVVTENIDPSSFRSGCELRFWQQWIYDCIPIQKNDSANSDTRIDVKNAEDNQSKISDTNLSGW